The proteins below come from a single Candidatus Neomarinimicrobiota bacterium genomic window:
- a CDS encoding PorV/PorQ family protein: protein MLLNKRVIVLLICAATLFGQSGIDPVDIERAGQSGWQFLKINADPRQAAMGGVLLVNNAPNANAAFGSPAILAHVQGIDMQFNSMNWLADIKHSSVAVARQFGKYGTFGLSYITLDYGDIPETIHEDRQGGTTAPVITGEYFSGSDLALGLSYAKLITDRLALGGNVRYIKEEIAGIGMSNWAIDFSTLYYTGINSLRLSIAAKNFGSDTHLVSYNEELQSEPIDIRMPLEFRTAVAYDFFALDDDDSYLTVVLEGKVQSDGSEKINVGTEYVFRDLVFIRGGYRLNYDTEGLTFGLGVNYSLGAYSLSINYAYLDYGVLNQVNMFSLGFVF from the coding sequence ATGTTGCTAAATAAACGTGTCATCGTGCTGCTGATATGTGCAGCAACCCTTTTCGGACAAAGTGGGATAGATCCTGTAGATATTGAACGAGCCGGTCAGTCTGGATGGCAATTCTTGAAAATTAATGCAGATCCCAGGCAAGCAGCCATGGGAGGTGTTTTGTTGGTAAATAATGCCCCTAATGCTAATGCCGCTTTTGGGAGCCCCGCAATCCTGGCTCATGTCCAAGGTATTGATATGCAATTTAATTCAATGAATTGGCTAGCGGATATCAAACATAGCTCGGTGGCAGTTGCCAGGCAATTTGGTAAATATGGTACATTTGGCCTGAGTTACATAACCCTGGATTATGGTGATATTCCCGAAACGATTCATGAAGACCGACAGGGGGGCACCACCGCCCCGGTTATTACTGGAGAATATTTTTCAGGCAGTGATCTGGCATTGGGACTTTCCTATGCAAAATTGATCACTGATCGACTGGCCCTGGGTGGGAATGTGCGCTACATAAAAGAAGAAATTGCTGGTATCGGAATGAGCAATTGGGCTATCGATTTCTCAACCCTTTACTACACGGGTATCAACAGTTTAAGACTATCCATTGCGGCCAAAAACTTTGGTTCTGACACGCATCTGGTCAGTTATAACGAGGAACTGCAATCTGAACCCATAGATATCCGGATGCCACTTGAATTCAGAACAGCTGTTGCCTACGATTTTTTTGCTCTGGACGATGATGATAGCTATCTTACCGTTGTCTTGGAAGGAAAAGTCCAAAGTGATGGCTCTGAAAAGATTAATGTGGGAACCGAATATGTATTCCGGGATTTGGTATTTATCAGAGGTGGCTATCGCCTTAATTATGATACTGAAGGATTAACTTTTGGTTTAGGCGTAAATTATTCATTAGGCGCTTATAGTCTGTCAATTAATTATGCTTATCTGGATTACGGTGTTTTAAACCAGGTGAATATGTTTTCATTGGGATTTGTTTTCTAG
- a CDS encoding ADP-ribosylglycohydrolase family protein, whose protein sequence is MVALSPDEATDRIAGALFGLAIGDALGADTEGLNPDSIQQKYGWIKGFHSADQFGTDDTEFTLFYAGLLDQYGLDITSETVAKHYLKDIYHPSQTYKGAGFSEALTLQNLLKGLMPPASGQHIHSWSDGLAMCAAPFGCVYPGQPEKATDLAERFGQVSHSGEGIYGGQAVAAAVSMAISGSSIEQMMMAVLDVIPADSWTYNLIKQAVAIGKDAADVRSVIEALYDEIACNYYHWSDLAPEAVGIAFGLLAAGKGDYKNTILGAVNLGRDADTIAAIIGAVLGASRGYQSLPKSWREQIKDPPGLCIRSVAGMSIDQTAKILTKLALAGEEKR, encoded by the coding sequence ATGGTAGCGCTTTCCCCAGATGAAGCAACAGATCGAATTGCTGGCGCCCTTTTCGGCCTGGCCATTGGAGATGCCCTGGGTGCGGACACAGAAGGCTTGAATCCAGACAGTATTCAGCAGAAATATGGGTGGATCAAAGGGTTTCACAGTGCTGATCAATTTGGAACTGATGATACTGAATTTACCTTGTTCTATGCTGGACTTCTGGATCAATATGGTCTTGATATCACTTCAGAAACCGTGGCTAAACATTACCTCAAAGATATTTATCACCCTTCACAGACCTACAAGGGAGCGGGCTTCAGCGAGGCTTTAACATTGCAAAACCTCCTGAAGGGGCTAATGCCACCTGCCTCAGGTCAACACATTCATAGTTGGAGTGATGGATTGGCCATGTGTGCCGCTCCTTTTGGATGTGTCTATCCCGGACAACCTGAAAAAGCCACTGATCTGGCTGAAAGATTTGGGCAGGTGAGTCATTCAGGTGAGGGCATCTACGGAGGACAAGCTGTGGCAGCGGCCGTTTCCATGGCTATATCAGGTTCGAGTATCGAACAGATGATGATGGCAGTTCTAGACGTAATCCCAGCAGATTCCTGGACCTATAATTTAATCAAACAGGCGGTAGCAATTGGCAAAGATGCTGCTGATGTCAGATCAGTTATCGAAGCTTTATACGATGAGATTGCTTGTAACTATTACCATTGGAGTGATCTGGCACCTGAAGCTGTCGGGATCGCTTTTGGATTGCTGGCTGCCGGAAAAGGCGACTACAAAAATACGATTCTGGGGGCAGTCAATCTGGGACGGGATGCAGACACCATCGCTGCCATTATCGGCGCTGTATTGGGAGCTTCCAGGGGTTATCAGAGCCTACCAAAAAGTTGGCGGGAGCAGATTAAGGATCCTCCTGGCCTATGTATTAGATCCGTTGCAGGGATGAGCATTGATCAGACTGCGAAAATATTGACCAAACTGGCTCTTGCTGGTGAGGAAAAACGATGA
- a CDS encoding carbohydrate ABC transporter permease: MQISDILNSRTTKRRITHFLMHGLIFTFLVYLLFPLIWMISTSFKPTAEIYSGIPTLIPKVFTGEHYLTVFQEERLLKSIANSLYVGIITSIIVVFISLPAAYALSRYKTAVNKVVMGWILTSQIFPAILIMIPLFLVLRSLHLTDTLSGLVLVYVVWDIPFVLWMLQGYVKEIPIELEEAAAIDGATQGQIIFKIIMPLLLPAIGAAVLFAFISAWNEFFFALVLLKSPDLTTLPVELARYTGIEGQARTGPLAAASFIATIPSIILFAILRKWFSSGALQGAVKG, from the coding sequence ATGCAGATATCTGACATTCTTAATAGCCGAACCACAAAACGCAGGATTACCCACTTTCTCATGCACGGGCTTATCTTCACTTTTCTGGTGTACTTGCTATTCCCGCTGATCTGGATGATTTCGACTTCATTCAAACCCACTGCTGAGATCTATTCGGGTATTCCAACTCTGATCCCCAAGGTTTTCACGGGCGAGCATTACCTGACCGTATTTCAGGAAGAACGTCTGTTAAAAAGCATAGCCAATAGTCTATATGTGGGTATCATCACCTCAATCATTGTCGTGTTCATTTCACTGCCGGCTGCCTATGCGCTGTCACGTTATAAAACGGCGGTCAATAAGGTCGTCATGGGCTGGATTTTGACCTCACAGATTTTTCCTGCCATCCTCATCATGATCCCCCTCTTTCTAGTCCTGCGCTCCTTACATCTTACTGATACTTTGTCCGGCCTGGTACTGGTCTATGTCGTCTGGGACATTCCCTTTGTGCTCTGGATGCTCCAAGGCTACGTGAAAGAGATCCCCATTGAATTGGAGGAGGCTGCCGCTATTGACGGAGCCACCCAGGGTCAGATCATCTTTAAGATCATCATGCCTTTGCTGCTTCCTGCCATTGGAGCCGCTGTCCTTTTTGCCTTCATCTCAGCCTGGAATGAGTTTTTCTTTGCCCTGGTACTACTAAAGAGCCCTGACTTAACTACCTTACCCGTTGAATTGGCACGGTATACGGGGATTGAAGGTCAAGCCAGAACCGGTCCCCTGGCAGCAGCTAGTTTTATTGCTACCATTCCTTCCATTATATTATTTGCGATTCTCAGGAAATGGTTCTCATCGGGTGCCCTGCAAGGTGCTGTGAAAGGTTAA
- the rbsK gene encoding ribokinase has translation MRSNRVVVVGSYNVDMTITTDVFPQAGETVIGNNLTFGHGGKGANQAVAAARSGAQTTLLAKVGMDQNGEQAINAMALEGINTEHIQKTDGIPTGMASITVNAQGENSIVVASGANWQLSAMEVEKEFGNITTADILLTQLETSLESVASAIRVARQRGITVILNPAPSQTLPADLLSDVDIITPNRIEAEMLTGVHITDDRSLLKAAEVLHSYGINLVLITLGTDGVFVSQPGDSKLIPAIKVAAVDTVGAGDVFNGVLAAHYSDIETIDAVVSLAIVAAGLSVTRTGAQTAIPDQEMIEAYQEQHSASVPG, from the coding sequence ATGAGAAGTAATCGGGTTGTCGTCGTTGGTAGTTACAATGTTGATATGACCATCACTACAGATGTATTTCCCCAGGCCGGTGAGACAGTCATTGGCAACAACCTCACTTTTGGACATGGAGGCAAGGGAGCGAATCAAGCAGTCGCTGCTGCCCGATCAGGTGCTCAGACCACTCTGTTGGCGAAAGTCGGTATGGATCAGAATGGGGAGCAAGCCATCAATGCCATGGCTTTGGAAGGGATCAATACTGAACATATTCAGAAAACAGATGGTATTCCCACAGGTATGGCATCTATCACTGTGAATGCTCAAGGTGAAAATTCTATCGTTGTGGCTTCCGGTGCAAACTGGCAATTGTCAGCCATGGAAGTTGAAAAAGAATTTGGTAACATCACAACGGCCGATATTCTGTTGACCCAGCTCGAGACATCCCTGGAATCTGTTGCGTCTGCGATCAGAGTTGCCCGGCAAAGAGGTATTACGGTCATCCTGAATCCTGCTCCATCTCAAACTCTGCCTGCAGATCTTTTAAGCGATGTTGACATCATTACCCCCAATCGCATTGAAGCTGAAATGCTCACCGGTGTTCACATCACAGATGATCGTTCGCTGCTCAAAGCAGCAGAAGTGCTTCATTCCTATGGTATCAATCTGGTTTTGATCACTCTGGGTACGGATGGTGTCTTTGTATCACAACCAGGTGATAGTAAGCTCATTCCAGCCATCAAGGTGGCGGCCGTTGATACTGTGGGTGCCGGAGATGTATTCAATGGTGTCTTGGCTGCCCATTATTCTGATATCGAAACAATAGATGCAGTTGTCTCACTGGCCATAGTTGCAGCTGGTTTATCGGTTACTCGAACAGGAGCTCAAACTGCCATACCTGATCAGGAAATGATTGAGGCCTATCAGGAACAGCATTCAGCCAGTGTGCCTGGCTAA
- a CDS encoding sugar ABC transporter substrate-binding protein → MMRRLISWILYYKGFIIAGLLAIIIISTYIAGEMASRLETDVVQTGPLRFLSLAWQVEAVEAVQEITAQWNQLHPEQQVELTQGTWNSIHDYLITGFETGDIPDIFHYESAVIVDFALRGYLADLAPYITEEMQADVLAVDWASVTRSSGEVIGIPFINESFIVLYNQDIFDAAGIATPSFDNPWTWTDLLAAARKLTLDQDGDGLIDQWGVAMGLRNSANFIMNHSIAFGGSFFYHDEQGGLVTRVGKPEKELLGTILKMLYEDQTMTPSSIGKSSTETIPGFLAGKYAMVVGIGSWARQQVMENASDDFHWSVMPPMKARTQAMGLNTQTLSIPKSCTRQAVAMEFITFLLSSENMTRLAGSDWMMPARKSSLNDPRFQTEANGWLVVTESAQYLSTGPWVGLPGYIEWKSRVANPVFQELFAGRLSLEEAAQRIEKESNSVLARYQVRGLKW, encoded by the coding sequence ATGATGCGTCGACTTATTTCATGGATACTCTACTACAAGGGCTTCATCATTGCCGGTTTGTTGGCAATAATAATTATTTCCACCTACATTGCTGGAGAAATGGCTTCGCGCCTAGAAACAGATGTCGTTCAGACTGGTCCGCTCCGATTTCTTAGTTTAGCCTGGCAGGTTGAAGCAGTTGAAGCCGTCCAGGAGATTACTGCTCAATGGAATCAGCTACACCCGGAGCAACAAGTAGAATTAACTCAAGGAACCTGGAATTCAATTCATGACTATCTGATCACCGGTTTCGAAACTGGTGATATCCCGGACATTTTTCATTATGAATCCGCTGTTATTGTGGACTTCGCTTTGCGGGGGTATCTGGCTGATCTGGCACCTTACATCACTGAGGAAATGCAAGCAGATGTGTTGGCCGTCGATTGGGCATCAGTAACGCGCTCGTCAGGCGAAGTGATTGGAATTCCCTTCATCAATGAATCTTTTATCGTCCTATATAACCAGGATATATTCGATGCAGCCGGGATCGCAACCCCTTCCTTTGATAACCCCTGGACTTGGACTGACCTGTTGGCTGCGGCTCGAAAATTGACCCTTGATCAGGATGGGGATGGGCTCATCGATCAGTGGGGCGTTGCCATGGGGCTCAGAAATAGCGCAAATTTCATCATGAATCATTCCATCGCCTTTGGTGGTTCCTTTTTCTATCATGATGAACAGGGCGGTCTGGTAACCAGAGTGGGAAAACCTGAGAAAGAACTTTTAGGAACCATCCTGAAAATGCTGTATGAAGATCAGACCATGACTCCCTCAAGTATTGGTAAATCCAGCACCGAAACTATTCCAGGTTTCCTGGCCGGTAAGTATGCCATGGTGGTGGGGATTGGATCCTGGGCCAGACAGCAGGTCATGGAAAATGCATCAGACGATTTCCACTGGTCAGTGATGCCACCCATGAAGGCTCGAACCCAGGCCATGGGTTTGAATACCCAGACCCTGAGTATTCCCAAGTCCTGTACTCGACAGGCAGTGGCCATGGAATTTATCACCTTTTTACTCAGTTCCGAGAATATGACCCGCTTAGCCGGATCGGACTGGATGATGCCCGCCCGCAAATCCAGCTTGAATGATCCTCGCTTCCAAACCGAAGCCAATGGTTGGCTCGTAGTTACAGAATCAGCTCAATACCTCTCCACAGGTCCCTGGGTTGGTTTACCCGGTTATATTGAGTGGAAGAGTCGTGTGGCCAATCCAGTATTTCAGGAGCTTTTTGCCGGGAGACTAAGTTTGGAAGAAGCCGCCCAGCGAATTGAAAAAGAGAGTAACTCAGTCCTGGCTCGCTATCAGGTCCGAGGGCTCAAATGGTAG
- a CDS encoding sugar ABC transporter permease, with protein sequence MSNSATLTPRPRNRNLDQLQLLLPIMVPVLLISFIPLVRGIYIGFTDYELGGQIHFSGLENYRIMMQDRFFWRSMGVGFLWTAVVTALQIGLGMILALLLNQGLRWTSLYSVLMLVPWAMPPIVRGLMWRQIYSPDTGALNLILTQMGLIDAPINWLTSFEWAIPAIIVAGVWGEIPKAALFFLAGLKTIPGSLYEAAELDGASSLSQFRHITLPMMKPIMAAVVSLSFMWNFNAFGLIWILTQGGPGGLTRLPMLAAYEEAFRYGYVGYAAAIGNVMVIIISLFLFFYLRVQLKERTG encoded by the coding sequence GTGTCAAACTCTGCGACCCTAACCCCTCGACCCCGAAACCGTAATCTGGATCAGCTTCAACTGCTCCTGCCTATTATGGTCCCCGTTCTGCTCATCTCATTTATCCCGTTGGTTAGGGGTATTTACATTGGCTTCACAGATTATGAATTGGGTGGTCAAATTCATTTCTCAGGTCTCGAAAATTACCGGATTATGATGCAGGATCGCTTCTTCTGGCGCTCAATGGGAGTGGGTTTCCTCTGGACTGCTGTAGTTACCGCTCTACAAATTGGCCTGGGTATGATCCTGGCTCTATTGCTCAATCAAGGTCTGCGTTGGACCTCTCTGTATAGTGTTTTGATGCTGGTCCCCTGGGCAATGCCGCCCATCGTACGAGGACTCATGTGGCGTCAGATATATAGTCCGGATACGGGAGCCCTCAACCTGATCCTTACGCAGATGGGATTGATCGATGCTCCCATCAACTGGTTGACCAGTTTTGAATGGGCTATTCCGGCCATCATCGTTGCCGGAGTCTGGGGGGAGATCCCCAAAGCAGCCCTATTCTTTCTAGCTGGTCTGAAAACCATCCCTGGTAGTCTTTACGAAGCTGCTGAATTGGACGGAGCCTCAAGCTTGAGTCAGTTCAGACATATCACCCTGCCCATGATGAAACCGATTATGGCTGCTGTGGTATCCCTCTCTTTCATGTGGAATTTTAATGCCTTTGGCTTGATCTGGATTCTCACCCAGGGTGGACCGGGAGGGTTGACACGCCTGCCCATGCTGGCGGCCTACGAAGAAGCTTTCCGCTACGGTTATGTAGGATACGCAGCTGCCATTGGTAATGTTATGGTGATCATTATATCACTCTTTCTATTCTTTTATCTTCGCGTTCAACTCAAAGAACGTACGGGTTAA
- a CDS encoding ADP-ribosylglycohydrolase family protein: MSGQIKARAVSTLYGLAVGEALSWSSMFSRAQELPKWLERIRHTIETEMGEYNSTSLPKPFSLNQAPDKLIPGPGDLAEWAAWTTMILLENRGNLDHAILHKAWQELASSTNPIRGRISVQTTLRNFRNDLTAPQSGRFNPHYFDDAALPRAVMIGVAHTGNPAAAKALAELDASFTQFEDGIWSATAVATLFSQACNGASVSDIIQGVIKGLPADSLTKTTVMHALNGIDPAKSSIVDTAFFLNTEICNQIYSYGNIAHEILASLLSILKTTGGNHDLMMGCAALVPSGGGTLLALSSALGAVIEGKTLVENPQDHLLKGVSLPALKGVDINDIANQFGELVIAKINSEAKGK, from the coding sequence ATGAGTGGTCAAATAAAAGCACGGGCTGTTTCTACACTTTATGGATTGGCAGTTGGCGAGGCTCTTAGCTGGTCCAGTATGTTTTCCAGGGCACAGGAATTACCAAAATGGCTGGAACGGATCAGACATACTATTGAAACTGAGATGGGTGAATATAATAGCACCAGTCTTCCAAAACCTTTCTCTTTAAATCAAGCGCCTGATAAACTGATCCCAGGTCCCGGTGATCTGGCAGAATGGGCTGCTTGGACTACAATGATCCTGCTGGAGAACAGGGGAAATCTTGATCATGCAATTTTGCATAAAGCCTGGCAGGAATTAGCTTCCTCAACAAATCCAATTCGAGGGCGAATCAGTGTCCAAACAACCCTTCGTAATTTTCGGAATGACTTAACTGCTCCCCAATCAGGACGTTTTAATCCGCACTATTTTGATGATGCAGCATTGCCTCGCGCTGTTATGATCGGTGTCGCCCACACTGGAAATCCTGCTGCTGCAAAAGCATTGGCTGAGCTGGATGCATCCTTTACCCAGTTTGAAGATGGGATCTGGAGCGCTACTGCAGTTGCCACTCTATTTAGTCAAGCTTGTAATGGAGCGTCGGTTTCTGATATTATTCAAGGTGTTATTAAGGGACTTCCAGCAGATTCTCTCACTAAAACGACTGTTATGCACGCACTTAACGGAATTGATCCGGCCAAATCCAGCATAGTTGATACTGCCTTCTTTTTGAATACTGAGATATGCAATCAGATCTACAGCTACGGAAATATTGCCCACGAAATTTTAGCATCACTCCTGTCCATCCTGAAAACCACTGGGGGTAATCATGATCTGATGATGGGTTGTGCTGCTCTGGTACCGTCAGGGGGTGGAACTCTGTTAGCTCTGAGCAGTGCCCTGGGTGCTGTTATTGAGGGAAAAACTCTGGTTGAAAATCCTCAGGATCACCTGCTAAAGGGGGTCAGTTTACCGGCTTTAAAGGGGGTTGATATCAATGACATTGCCAACCAATTTGGTGAATTGGTCATCGCGAAGATTAACTCTGAAGCCAAAGGGAAATAG